From a single Bacillus gobiensis genomic region:
- a CDS encoding phytoene desaturase family protein, with the protein MAKKILIIGAGPGGLAAAMMLASRGFHVEVFEKKKTIGGSNSRLKLGDFMFDKGPTFLNMAYIAEDVFAYAGKNLHDYIRMIELTELYELIFDETSLKVTQDIEEMKRRIDQIAPGDGDGYLRFMKKTKRKMNVLVPILQSKMDKFYHYASWRVVRALPWLSLTKSLYNDVSSYFKDERIKQAFTFQSNYLGMSSWESPGLFSILPYIEHEYGVFHPEGGINQLSKAMAKAAAELGAIIYLEKGVRKLVLDGKIVKGVELFSGERIEADEVIVNSDFAHTMTTMVDEGVLKKYSKRRLENKSYSCSAYTMYLGLDKCYPLSHHTIVFANDYKRNSEQLTKSFELPDDPSIYIQNASVTDSTLAPKGGSALYIHVPVPNSKSGIDWDKHEERFRELVFDTIEKRTSFNDLRKHVVIEKTITPKQWEEDMSIYKGAIYSLSHMLSQLMVMRPHNQFEELENCWLVGGATHPGSGLPTILESAKITAKAIVKKEKH; encoded by the coding sequence ATGGCGAAAAAAATACTGATTATCGGAGCTGGCCCAGGCGGACTCGCCGCAGCTATGATGCTCGCGAGTAGAGGATTTCATGTCGAAGTATTTGAAAAGAAAAAGACGATTGGCGGCAGCAATTCACGTCTGAAACTCGGCGATTTTATGTTTGACAAAGGACCGACCTTTCTCAATATGGCTTATATTGCCGAAGACGTGTTTGCCTACGCGGGGAAAAATCTTCATGACTATATAAGGATGATCGAGCTGACAGAGCTTTACGAGCTTATTTTTGATGAGACAAGCTTAAAGGTGACACAAGATATAGAAGAAATGAAAAGACGGATTGATCAAATAGCACCTGGAGACGGGGATGGGTACCTTCGTTTTATGAAAAAAACGAAAAGAAAAATGAATGTACTTGTTCCGATTTTGCAGAGCAAAATGGACAAGTTTTATCATTATGCAAGCTGGAGGGTCGTGCGTGCTCTGCCTTGGCTGTCTCTTACGAAAAGCTTGTACAACGATGTCTCCTCTTATTTTAAGGATGAACGTATCAAGCAGGCATTTACCTTTCAATCAAACTACCTTGGAATGTCATCATGGGAATCACCGGGCTTATTTTCAATCCTTCCATACATAGAACATGAATACGGTGTTTTTCATCCGGAAGGTGGGATTAACCAACTAAGCAAAGCTATGGCAAAAGCAGCTGCTGAGCTCGGTGCGATCATTTATTTGGAAAAAGGAGTACGAAAGCTAGTGCTCGATGGCAAAATAGTAAAAGGAGTAGAGCTTTTTTCCGGAGAAAGGATTGAAGCGGATGAGGTAATAGTAAATAGTGATTTTGCCCATACGATGACAACGATGGTGGATGAAGGCGTCTTAAAAAAATATTCAAAGAGAAGGCTTGAAAACAAATCGTATTCGTGTTCGGCGTATACGATGTACTTAGGATTGGATAAATGCTATCCCCTGTCTCACCACACAATTGTTTTTGCCAATGATTATAAGCGGAATTCGGAGCAATTGACGAAATCGTTTGAGCTTCCTGATGATCCTTCTATCTATATTCAAAACGCCAGTGTCACGGATTCTACACTCGCTCCAAAAGGGGGTTCTGCGCTTTACATTCACGTACCCGTTCCGAACAGCAAGAGCGGAATCGATTGGGATAAACACGAGGAGCGGTTCCGTGAGCTCGTGTTCGATACGATTGAAAAACGGACAAGCTTTAATGATCTTCGTAAGCATGTGGTCATTGAAAAGACGATAACGCCGAAACAGTGGGAAGAAGACATGTCCATATATAAAGGGGCGATATACTCTCTTAGCCATATGCTTTCTCAGTTGATGGTGATGAGGCCTCACAATCAATTTGAAGAGCTGGAAAACTGCTGGCTTGTCGGAGGAGCAACACACCCGGGAAGCGGATTGCCGACAATTCTGGAGTCGGCCAAAATCACTGCGAAAGCTATTGTGAAGAAAGAGAAACATTAG
- a CDS encoding phytoene/squalene synthase family protein translates to MMTAEDAYKKCENVIKQHSNSFYTAFRKLPKQKRNAVWAIYTLCRTIDNIVDEGKSPKEELIEFEREWSLFLKGEFDSNHYMWVALHESFQQFQLDGEPINELLQGQKMDLEKSRYESLEEVLYYSYLVAGTVGVMLLPILAPRKKKSLHNSAVSLGLAMQLTNILRDIGEDYEVRNRVYLPQEAMAQFGYSDELIGKRDVNQEFISVWEYLAFEAEAYYEEAFDSINEYPLYSRNSVKAAAYFYKAILNKIRMNNYQVFNDRHSITSEEKQSILAEI, encoded by the coding sequence GTGATGACTGCAGAAGATGCCTACAAAAAATGCGAAAATGTGATCAAACAACATTCAAATAGTTTTTATACTGCGTTCCGTAAGCTGCCTAAACAAAAAAGAAACGCAGTATGGGCAATTTATACGCTTTGCCGCACCATTGACAATATTGTGGATGAAGGAAAGTCTCCGAAAGAGGAGCTAATTGAATTTGAAAGAGAATGGAGCTTATTTTTGAAAGGGGAATTTGATTCAAATCACTACATGTGGGTTGCCCTTCATGAATCGTTTCAACAGTTTCAACTGGATGGAGAACCGATAAATGAGTTGCTTCAAGGCCAAAAAATGGATTTAGAAAAAAGCAGGTATGAATCGTTAGAAGAAGTTCTTTATTATTCTTACCTCGTAGCTGGTACCGTTGGCGTCATGCTTTTGCCGATTCTTGCCCCCCGAAAGAAAAAGAGTCTGCACAATAGTGCTGTTTCATTAGGGCTTGCGATGCAGCTGACCAATATATTACGGGACATCGGCGAGGATTACGAAGTGCGAAACCGGGTTTATTTGCCACAGGAAGCGATGGCTCAGTTTGGTTATTCAGACGAGCTTATCGGAAAAAGAGATGTGAATCAGGAGTTTATTTCGGTGTGGGAATATCTCGCATTTGAAGCGGAAGCGTATTACGAAGAAGCTTTTGATTCAATCAATGAATACCCCTTGTATTCGAGGAATTCGGTGAAAGCGGCAGCGTACTTTTATAAAGCGATATTAAATAAAATAAGAATGAACAATTATCAGGTTTTTAATGATCGTCATTCGATTACCTCAGAAGAGAAACAATCGATTCTAGCGGAAATATGA
- a CDS encoding aspartate/glutamate racemase family protein codes for MKKRLGCLHAHYSNIEYIENALSSFDIEILHFVDPALIYRVTSDHNFLASDAQNKVIEQIEWIAQSKVDAILITCTNYIAFLEECRLSLSIPIIKIDEPFFHDICNIQQPQTILFTNPATVEGTLNRLHLFADTFKKSLDLEVIVIENTFDLIMNGQRETYNQEVTNFLKQMLKDEKKVISVAQLSMVNAAGKVEDETSRTIINPLNSLVLSIVNQLELKMNVQS; via the coding sequence TTGAAAAAAAGATTAGGCTGCCTTCACGCCCATTATTCCAATATTGAATATATAGAAAATGCACTTTCTTCATTTGACATCGAAATCTTGCATTTTGTAGACCCGGCATTAATCTATCGTGTGACATCAGATCATAACTTCCTGGCATCAGATGCTCAAAATAAGGTAATTGAACAAATTGAATGGATTGCGCAATCCAAAGTCGATGCAATACTTATTACTTGCACAAATTATATTGCTTTTTTGGAAGAATGCCGGCTCTCACTTTCCATTCCAATTATTAAGATTGATGAACCTTTCTTTCATGACATTTGCAATATACAACAGCCACAAACTATCCTTTTTACAAATCCTGCAACTGTTGAGGGTACTTTAAATCGTCTTCATCTTTTTGCTGATACATTCAAAAAATCATTAGATTTAGAAGTTATTGTTATTGAAAATACCTTTGATTTGATTATGAATGGTCAAAGAGAAACGTACAATCAAGAAGTAACTAATTTTTTAAAACAAATGTTAAAAGATGAAAAGAAGGTTATTTCCGTTGCACAGCTATCTATGGTTAATGCTGCTGGGAAAGTAGAGGACGAAACATCTAGGACAATTATTAATCCCTTAAACTCACTCGTATTATCCATTGTTAATCAATTAGAATTAAAGATGAATGTTCAGTCGTAA
- a CDS encoding LysE/ArgO family amino acid transporter, giving the protein MNGMLHGFILAFGLILPLGAQNVFIFQQGAYHKSLARAFPAILTASICDTVLIVLAIMGISVLVFGNPVVENILIGAGVLFLFYMGWTTWNSEITQADDGSESFSLKKQVSFAASVSLLNPHAILDTIGVIGTSSLQYSGMEKLLFAFTCILVSWIWFFSLAFCGFVLQKKNPSGRWMLILNKGSACLIWGIAAYMAVSLFT; this is encoded by the coding sequence TTGAATGGAATGCTTCATGGATTTATTTTAGCTTTTGGCTTGATTCTGCCATTAGGAGCTCAAAACGTTTTTATTTTTCAGCAGGGGGCTTACCATAAAAGCTTGGCAAGAGCATTTCCTGCAATTCTCACGGCTTCGATTTGTGATACCGTTTTAATCGTATTAGCTATAATGGGCATTTCTGTTCTGGTTTTTGGAAATCCCGTCGTTGAAAACATTTTAATCGGCGCAGGCGTTCTATTCTTGTTTTATATGGGATGGACGACTTGGAACAGTGAGATTACTCAAGCAGATGACGGTTCCGAAAGCTTCTCTTTGAAAAAACAAGTGAGTTTTGCTGCGTCCGTATCTCTTCTTAACCCGCATGCCATTTTGGATACGATCGGTGTGATCGGCACAAGCTCTCTTCAATATTCAGGAATGGAAAAGCTGCTTTTTGCCTTCACGTGTATTCTCGTATCCTGGATATGGTTTTTCTCACTGGCTTTCTGCGGCTTTGTATTGCAAAAAAAGAATCCGTCCGGGAGATGGATGCTCATTTTAAATAAAGGATCGGCGTGTCTTATCTGGGGAATCGCTGCGTACATGGCCGTAAGCCTTTTTACATAA
- a CDS encoding aminotransferase-like domain-containing protein → MTDQEWKIDRYSGIPLHKQIEDFIKRKIIHGEWTVGTKLPSQRALAARFQVNRSTVVEAMGELYAQGLVEGKTGGGTKVCNNTWSLLSAYASLDWNSYVKKGSYHPNFSIIQKINREEFNEEIIRLGTGELSKDLLPVSKMESVIKKMSFSKVALGYEEPKGNIILRQTVSKHLERYDIQASPSNILIVSGALQALQLVSFGLLKKGSIVLAESPSYLHSIKFFQSGGTQVIGVPMDKDGVKTSLLRQYKQQLSTDLLYTIPSFHNPTGITMSEARRKELQKLCREEQLPMIEDDVYRDLWLDDPPPPPLKSKDKEGNILYVGSLSKTASPGLRVGWIIGPEPVIERLADIKMQTDYGTSALSQSIAAEWLSEGYYDEHLKVIRSALKRRREKALQLLQTYFGGSAHWTIPAGGFYIWITFPKEIRVHELFEKALKRNVLINPGNIYDPAASSCIRFSYAYSSMQDLEKGIKVLAEIMEELGGSR, encoded by the coding sequence ATGACGGATCAGGAATGGAAAATAGATAGGTATTCTGGCATCCCGCTTCATAAACAAATAGAAGATTTTATAAAGCGCAAAATCATTCATGGGGAATGGACTGTTGGAACAAAGCTCCCTTCCCAGAGAGCTCTAGCCGCACGGTTCCAAGTCAATCGAAGTACAGTGGTGGAAGCAATGGGTGAACTTTACGCCCAAGGTTTGGTGGAAGGGAAAACTGGAGGCGGTACGAAGGTATGCAACAATACGTGGAGCCTGCTGTCAGCGTATGCATCTTTGGATTGGAATTCTTACGTCAAAAAAGGAAGCTACCACCCCAATTTTTCTATCATTCAAAAAATAAACAGAGAGGAATTCAACGAAGAAATCATCCGGCTTGGAACAGGTGAGCTTTCTAAAGACCTGCTGCCAGTAAGCAAAATGGAAAGTGTAATAAAGAAAATGTCCTTTTCTAAAGTAGCACTTGGCTATGAAGAACCAAAAGGCAACATCATTCTAAGGCAGACTGTCAGCAAGCACCTTGAAAGATATGACATTCAGGCTTCACCGTCCAACATACTCATTGTGTCAGGAGCGTTACAAGCGTTGCAGCTCGTTTCCTTTGGCCTGCTAAAAAAAGGTTCGATCGTATTAGCGGAAAGCCCGAGCTATCTTCATTCAATCAAGTTTTTCCAGTCTGGAGGCACACAAGTAATTGGGGTTCCGATGGATAAGGATGGGGTAAAAACAAGTCTCTTGCGCCAATACAAGCAGCAGCTCTCTACAGATCTTTTGTATACGATTCCTTCTTTTCACAATCCAACCGGGATTACCATGTCAGAAGCCAGAAGAAAGGAGCTCCAGAAGCTTTGCCGGGAGGAACAGCTTCCTATGATTGAAGACGACGTGTACAGGGATCTTTGGCTCGACGATCCTCCTCCGCCTCCGCTGAAATCAAAGGACAAGGAAGGAAATATTTTGTACGTCGGCAGCTTATCGAAAACAGCCAGTCCCGGCCTTCGTGTCGGATGGATTATTGGTCCTGAGCCTGTCATAGAAAGGCTGGCAGACATAAAAATGCAGACGGATTATGGAACGAGCGCTTTATCGCAATCGATTGCCGCCGAATGGCTGTCCGAAGGCTACTATGACGAACATTTAAAGGTGATACGAAGCGCTCTGAAACGACGAAGAGAAAAGGCGCTGCAACTGTTACAAACTTATTTTGGCGGGAGCGCCCATTGGACGATTCCAGCTGGAGGATTTTACATATGGATCACCTTCCCGAAGGAAATACGAGTACATGAATTATTCGAAAAAGCATTGAAACGAAATGTTCTTATTAATCCAGGAAATATTTACGATCCGGCAGCATCCAGCTGCATCAGATTTTCCTATGCATACTCTTCAATGCAGGATTTAGAAAAAGGAATTAAGGTTTTAGCAGAGATCATGGAGGAACTGGGAGGCAGCAGATGA
- a CDS encoding alpha-glycosidase, with protein sequence MFKEAVYHRPRGSYAYAYDEKTIHIRLRTKKADAKRVQLIFGDPYDFDSDRNWMAEKQDMEKIGNDELFDYWLIAVQPHHRRLRYGFELFGESDSIVLTEKGFYDSAPLDDVAYYFCFPFIHKNDLLKAPDWVKDTIWYQIFPERFANGDPSNDPEGTVPWNSEEPKVDNFFGGDFQGIIHHLDYLQQLGINGIYFNPFFIAPTNHKYDTKDYKEIDPQFGDKETLKKLVNECHNRGIKVMLDAVFNHSGYEFPPFQDVLKHGEQSKYKDWFHLHEFPLQTEPIPNYDTFAYEHTMPKLNTSHPEVKKYFLEVGTYWVKEFDIDGWRLDVANEVDHHFWKEFRHAVKSIKDDVYILGEIWHDSLPWLEGDQFDAVMNYPFTIGANDFFLKDKTSASQFKNTMQTVLNMYPQQVNEVSFNLLGSHDTPRILTIAGGNKEKVKQVLAFQLSFPGSPCIYYGDEIGMAGENDPGCRACMIWDENQQDQDMLNHVKKLISLRRSLPLMRNEGSFRILNTNPDDQSLIYTREDDDQKLICMMSNKDSESKVNLPAELGLAGKKVADIWTNEEISFEDDETEITLPAYGFKFLLLTK encoded by the coding sequence ATGTTTAAAGAAGCCGTGTATCACCGTCCACGAGGCAGTTATGCATATGCATACGATGAGAAAACCATTCATATTCGGCTGCGTACGAAGAAAGCGGATGCAAAGAGAGTTCAGTTGATTTTTGGCGATCCGTATGATTTTGACAGCGACCGTAACTGGATGGCAGAAAAGCAGGATATGGAGAAAATCGGAAACGATGAACTGTTTGATTATTGGCTCATTGCCGTGCAGCCTCATCACCGCAGGCTCCGTTACGGATTCGAACTTTTTGGAGAAAGCGACAGCATTGTTTTAACTGAAAAAGGCTTCTATGACTCCGCACCTCTTGACGATGTCGCCTACTATTTTTGTTTTCCCTTTATTCATAAAAATGACCTTTTAAAAGCACCAGATTGGGTAAAAGACACGATTTGGTATCAAATTTTTCCTGAGAGATTCGCCAATGGTGATCCTTCAAATGATCCCGAAGGAACTGTGCCTTGGAATAGCGAAGAGCCAAAGGTTGATAACTTTTTCGGAGGCGATTTCCAAGGAATTATTCATCACCTTGACTATTTACAACAACTTGGAATTAACGGAATTTATTTCAATCCATTTTTTATCGCACCTACAAACCATAAATACGACACGAAAGACTACAAAGAAATCGACCCTCAATTCGGCGACAAAGAAACATTGAAAAAACTCGTCAACGAATGCCATAATCGCGGAATCAAAGTTATGCTAGACGCCGTTTTTAATCATAGCGGCTATGAGTTCCCTCCATTTCAGGATGTGCTTAAACATGGTGAACAGTCAAAATATAAGGACTGGTTCCACCTTCACGAGTTTCCTTTGCAAACAGAGCCTATCCCTAATTACGATACATTTGCCTACGAGCACACGATGCCAAAACTCAATACGTCTCATCCTGAGGTGAAAAAGTATTTTCTGGAGGTCGGTACATACTGGGTGAAAGAGTTTGATATTGACGGCTGGAGACTTGATGTCGCTAATGAAGTCGATCATCATTTTTGGAAGGAATTCCGCCACGCTGTAAAAAGCATCAAAGACGATGTATATATCCTCGGTGAAATTTGGCATGATTCTTTGCCATGGCTGGAAGGCGACCAATTTGATGCCGTGATGAATTATCCTTTTACAATCGGTGCTAATGATTTCTTTTTAAAGGATAAAACCAGTGCCAGCCAATTTAAAAATACGATGCAAACAGTGCTGAATATGTATCCCCAGCAAGTAAATGAAGTCTCCTTCAATTTACTGGGCAGCCATGACACGCCTAGAATATTAACGATTGCCGGCGGGAACAAGGAAAAAGTAAAACAGGTTTTGGCCTTTCAGCTCAGCTTTCCTGGCTCGCCATGCATCTATTATGGTGATGAAATCGGGATGGCAGGAGAAAATGACCCTGGCTGCAGAGCATGTATGATTTGGGACGAGAACCAGCAAGACCAAGATATGCTGAATCACGTAAAAAAGCTGATATCCCTTCGCCGCTCCTTGCCGCTTATGCGAAATGAGGGAAGCTTCCGGATTTTAAACACGAATCCAGATGACCAATCACTTATATATACGAGGGAAGACGATGATCAAAAGCTCATTTGCATGATGTCTAACAAGGACAGTGAAAGTAAAGTAAATCTCCCGGCTGAACTAGGACTTGCCGGAAAAAAGGTAGCGGACATCTGGACAAACGAAGAAATCAGTTTTGAAGATGACGAGACGGAGATTACCCTCCCCGCTTATGGATTTAAGTTTTTGCTCCTTACAAAATAG
- a CDS encoding sugar ABC transporter substrate-binding protein: MKKLLLTLFAVFLVFGLLAACGPQRSAEEVNNAQKERSSSEGIEKPEKLVVWVNNNEDQKTALKEIFTKYTKKTGIQIEMIETDMLSQIEKLSLDGPAGKGPDLFFQPHDRLGDILLQGLAAPVQLGEEEKQYSETAVSAVTYEGQTYGLPMVVETYGLFYNKDKINEAPKTLDELQAIMKEHTNSEKKQYGFLMEAANLYFAFPFFSNNDSYIFKRSADGTYDINDIGLANEGAVQTGQMISEWFADKKMPTEITQDILNGVFEKGDAAVVLNGPWALPQYKAALGEKLGAAPLPDINGSPAASLVGVKSWMLSSYSKNSEWATDLMKFISNEENSLLYYEKAGEMPANRLALENEKITTDPLISAFAKQVENGEPMPNIPEIQQVWEPFNKALELLSKGEDTGVLEESVQEIKNNIEASGGGK, encoded by the coding sequence ATGAAGAAATTGCTTTTAACGCTTTTCGCCGTTTTTCTAGTCTTCGGATTACTTGCCGCCTGCGGACCGCAACGTAGCGCAGAGGAAGTGAATAACGCACAAAAAGAGAGATCTTCATCGGAAGGGATTGAAAAACCGGAAAAGCTTGTCGTTTGGGTGAACAACAATGAAGATCAGAAAACGGCATTAAAAGAAATATTCACAAAATACACGAAAAAAACTGGAATACAAATCGAAATGATTGAAACGGATATGCTGAGTCAAATTGAAAAGCTTTCACTGGACGGACCTGCCGGCAAAGGTCCGGATTTATTCTTTCAGCCTCATGACAGACTTGGAGATATTTTGCTTCAAGGATTAGCAGCTCCAGTTCAGTTGGGAGAAGAAGAAAAGCAATACTCGGAAACAGCTGTTTCTGCTGTCACCTATGAAGGGCAAACTTATGGCTTACCTATGGTCGTTGAAACGTACGGGCTTTTTTATAACAAGGATAAAATAAACGAAGCTCCAAAAACCTTGGATGAACTTCAAGCAATTATGAAAGAACATACAAATTCAGAAAAGAAACAATATGGCTTTTTAATGGAAGCGGCGAATCTTTATTTTGCTTTTCCATTTTTTTCAAACAACGATTCATACATTTTCAAACGTTCAGCCGATGGCACGTACGACATAAATGATATCGGTTTGGCGAATGAAGGTGCTGTACAAACGGGACAAATGATTTCGGAATGGTTTGCTGACAAGAAAATGCCTACGGAGATAACTCAGGATATTTTAAATGGTGTTTTCGAGAAAGGGGATGCAGCAGTCGTTTTAAATGGTCCTTGGGCTTTGCCGCAATATAAAGCCGCATTGGGTGAAAAGCTTGGTGCAGCTCCGCTTCCTGATATTAATGGAAGTCCTGCAGCCTCATTAGTCGGTGTGAAGTCGTGGATGCTTTCTTCTTATTCTAAAAATAGCGAATGGGCTACTGATTTAATGAAATTTATTTCAAATGAAGAAAACTCTCTTCTTTATTACGAAAAAGCTGGCGAAATGCCGGCAAACCGCTTAGCCTTGGAAAATGAAAAAATTACAACGGATCCTCTGATAAGTGCATTTGCCAAACAGGTTGAGAACGGGGAACCAATGCCGAACATTCCTGAAATTCAGCAGGTATGGGAGCCATTTAATAAAGCGCTTGAACTGCTCTCCAAAGGGGAAGACACCGGCGTGCTTGAAGAATCTGTTCAGGAAATCAAGAACAACATTGAAGCGAGTGGAGGCGGGAAGTAA
- a CDS encoding sugar ABC transporter permease: MTDLKTEKPAHSTSLKRVHRPWLALVLSAIFAGLGQLYNRRYVKGIFLFMIGAVFLIVFANFINIGFWGLITLGEIPMLDHSIFLLIQGIISLILVCFALVLYIYNIRDAYLDAREKQAGIPSAGFKEILRHMWDSSFPYLMITPGFVMLIFVVVLPLLFMIALAFTNYNLYNSPPRNLLDWVGFANFIDLVTVPIWQDTFFSVLSWTLIWTFLATSLQIGIGLLLAVIVNDPRIKFKRAIRTMLILPWAVPAFVTILIFAAMFNDEFGTINRDLLSYFHLAIPWLSDPFWSKVALILIQTWLGFPFVFALFTGVLQSISKDWYEAADVDGGSKWQKFRMITLPHLLYATAPLLIMQYAGNFNNFNIIYLFNEGGPTVRGQNAGGTDILISWVYKLTFQTNNYNMAAVISILIGLFVSAAAFFQFRRTRSFKEEGTL; encoded by the coding sequence ATGACAGATCTAAAGACGGAGAAGCCGGCGCATAGCACGTCTTTAAAACGAGTACATCGACCGTGGCTAGCGCTGGTTTTGTCTGCAATATTTGCAGGGCTTGGTCAATTGTATAATCGAAGATACGTAAAAGGAATATTCCTGTTTATGATCGGAGCTGTATTTTTGATCGTCTTTGCTAATTTTATCAATATCGGGTTTTGGGGACTAATCACCCTTGGGGAAATCCCGATGCTTGATCACTCCATTTTTCTGTTAATCCAAGGAATTATTTCACTTATTTTGGTTTGTTTCGCTCTTGTTTTATATATTTACAATATCCGTGATGCGTATCTCGATGCGAGAGAGAAACAAGCAGGAATCCCGAGTGCTGGCTTTAAAGAGATACTGCGGCATATGTGGGATTCGAGCTTCCCGTATTTGATGATTACACCTGGCTTTGTCATGCTTATTTTCGTCGTTGTGCTGCCGCTATTATTTATGATAGCACTCGCTTTTACAAATTATAATCTTTACAATTCACCGCCAAGAAATCTTCTAGATTGGGTAGGGTTTGCGAATTTTATCGATTTAGTTACAGTTCCGATATGGCAGGATACTTTTTTCAGCGTCCTTTCATGGACACTCATCTGGACATTTCTTGCAACATCTCTGCAAATTGGGATCGGCTTGCTGCTGGCGGTAATTGTTAACGATCCCCGGATTAAATTCAAACGAGCCATTCGGACGATGCTCATCCTTCCATGGGCAGTTCCTGCTTTTGTAACGATCTTAATTTTTGCAGCAATGTTCAATGATGAATTTGGTACAATCAATCGTGATCTTCTTTCCTATTTTCACTTAGCGATTCCATGGCTGTCAGATCCGTTTTGGTCGAAAGTTGCATTGATTCTCATTCAAACTTGGCTTGGCTTTCCGTTTGTTTTTGCTTTGTTTACAGGAGTTCTCCAAAGCATTTCAAAGGATTGGTATGAGGCTGCTGATGTAGATGGCGGAAGCAAATGGCAGAAGTTTCGCATGATTACGCTCCCTCATCTCCTCTATGCGACTGCTCCTTTGCTGATCATGCAATATGCAGGGAATTTTAACAATTTTAATATAATCTATTTGTTTAATGAAGGAGGACCAACTGTCAGAGGACAAAATGCGGGAGGGACGGATATATTAATCTCCTGGGTTTATAAACTGACCTTTCAAACGAATAACTACAATATGGCAGCAGTCATATCTATACTGATTGGGCTTTTCGTGTCTGCAGCCGCATTTTTTCAATTCAGACGAACGAGATCCTTTAAAGAGGAGGGGACTCTGTAA
- a CDS encoding sugar ABC transporter permease: MSAKTKSKIEVTFMYLFIFIMFILIGYPLVWTIGLSLNSGNSLYTAALIPENWSFTHYKWLFTSAESDYLLWYKNSLIVAVINSGISVLLTALIAYAFSRYKFVGRRYGLYTFLLLQMFPSLMAMVAIYVLLNMLGLLDTLAGLILIYIGGQIPFNAWLVKGYFDTIGRELDDAARIDGAGHFAVFFKIMLPLAKPILAVVALFNFMAPFTDFLLPSIIIRSPENFTLAIGLFSFINNQFANNFTRFAAGSILIAIPIALVFLFLQRYLISGLTAGGTKG; this comes from the coding sequence ATGTCTGCGAAAACGAAATCAAAAATCGAAGTGACATTCATGTATTTGTTTATTTTTATTATGTTTATTTTGATTGGATACCCTCTTGTTTGGACGATAGGGCTGTCATTAAATTCAGGAAACAGTCTGTATACTGCCGCCTTGATACCGGAAAACTGGTCATTTACCCATTATAAGTGGCTTTTTACTTCTGCAGAAAGTGACTATTTGCTTTGGTACAAAAACAGTCTCATTGTCGCCGTCATCAATTCAGGTATCTCGGTTCTTTTGACTGCTCTGATTGCGTATGCTTTTTCTCGGTATAAGTTTGTCGGCAGAAGATATGGATTGTATACCTTTTTACTGCTGCAAATGTTCCCTTCTTTAATGGCAATGGTCGCGATTTATGTGCTGTTGAATATGCTCGGGCTTCTCGATACACTGGCGGGGCTCATTCTCATTTATATCGGCGGGCAGATCCCTTTTAATGCATGGCTGGTCAAAGGCTATTTTGATACGATTGGCAGGGAGCTTGATGATGCGGCCAGAATCGACGGTGCAGGGCATTTTGCTGTCTTTTTCAAAATCATGCTGCCGCTGGCAAAGCCGATTTTGGCAGTTGTGGCTTTGTTTAATTTTATGGCGCCGTTTACAGATTTTCTGCTGCCTTCAATTATTATTAGATCACCAGAAAACTTTACTCTTGCCATAGGTCTTTTCTCCTTTATTAATAATCAATTTGCTAATAATTTCACTAGATTCGCAGCCGGCAGTATCCTAATTGCCATCCCGATTGCCTTGGTTTTTCTGTTTTTGCAAAGGTATCTCATTTCCGGTTTAACCGCTGGTGGAACAAAAGGATAA